The following are encoded together in the Pleurocapsa sp. FMAR1 genome:
- a CDS encoding TIGR00725 family protein — MSKVVIGVMGAGNAATPQDLELAYQLGKLVAKQGWVLLTGGRKAGVMDAASGGAKAAGGLVVGILPSNNTVGMSEAVDIPIVTDLGNGRNNINVLSSNVVIACGMSLGTASEVALALKNLKPVILLNQSKSTYQFFAELASERVFRVETASQAIALVKELLK; from the coding sequence ATGAGCAAAGTTGTCATTGGGGTTATGGGTGCAGGGAATGCAGCCACTCCACAAGATCTTGAACTAGCTTATCAGTTAGGTAAATTAGTTGCTAAACAAGGTTGGGTGCTGCTCACTGGAGGGAGAAAAGCAGGGGTGATGGACGCAGCGAGTGGTGGTGCCAAAGCTGCTGGGGGATTAGTAGTAGGAATTTTGCCAAGTAATAATACGGTAGGAATGTCGGAGGCTGTAGATATTCCCATTGTCACTGATTTAGGTAATGGACGAAATAATATTAATGTGTTGTCTTCCAACGTCGTAATTGCCTGTGGCATGAGTTTAGGAACTGCATCAGAAGTAGCCTTGGCTTTAAAAAACCTTAAGCCAGTAATTTTATTAAATCAAAGTAAATCAACCTATCAGTTTTTTGCTGAATTAGCATCTGAGCGAGTTTTTCGAGTCGAAACTGCGAGTCAAGCGATCGCTTTGGTCAAAGAGCTTCTGAAATGA
- a CDS encoding class I SAM-dependent methyltransferase, whose translation MTLYNSIGQGYNHTRQPDPRIVERLITLLNLPLKTTIADVGAGTGNYSDAIASQGYSVIAIEPSAVMQAQAQPHKKVKWITAAAEQIPLADNSVDGAIVMLALHHFQDIAASIKEINRLVGKGRIVIFAFEQSKIPDFWLTEYFPYFIQDTLATFPSTQDIATQIRQITHKQVEVIPFLLPQDLSDRFAAAGWCQPEIYLDPEVRNGISSFSKMLPDELQAGIHKSNHVRFVEAAKL comes from the coding sequence ATGACTTTATATAATTCTATTGGTCAAGGATATAACCACACCCGTCAGCCAGATCCTAGAATTGTTGAGAGATTAATTACTCTGCTAAATTTACCCTTAAAAACAACAATTGCTGATGTTGGTGCAGGTACGGGAAATTATAGTGATGCGATCGCTAGTCAGGGTTATTCAGTAATTGCCATCGAGCCATCGGCAGTTATGCAGGCTCAAGCACAACCTCACAAAAAGGTTAAATGGATAACTGCTGCTGCCGAACAAATTCCTTTAGCTGACAATTCTGTTGATGGGGCAATAGTTATGTTAGCACTGCATCACTTTCAAGATATTGCAGCGAGTATTAAAGAAATCAATCGGCTTGTAGGTAAGGGAAGAATAGTCATTTTTGCGTTTGAACAAAGTAAAATTCCTGATTTTTGGCTTACAGAATATTTTCCCTACTTTATTCAGGATACCTTAGCCACTTTTCCTAGTACACAAGATATTGCTACGCAGATTAGGCAGATTACTCATAAGCAAGTAGAGGTAATCCCTTTTTTGTTACCTCAAGATTTAAGCGATCGCTTTGCTGCTGCTGGTTGGTGTCAACCAGAAATTTATTTAGATCCAGAAGTACGCAACGGTATTTCTTCTTTCTCTAAAATGCTTCCTGATGAGTTACAAGCAGGCATACATAAATCAAATCATGTGCGATTCGTTGAAGCCGCGAAACTCTAG
- a CDS encoding Uma2 family endonuclease, translated as MQLQARTYTPEEYLQLEEQAEYKSEYRDGEIIPMTGGTTNHNEISLNLVTNLRFSLKKQNYRVYMVDVRLWIPRYRLYTYPDVMLIKGEPIYADRGTTTVTNPVMITEVLSPSTQNYDQGDKFTYYRSIPEMEEYILISQQKYHVIQYTKTEAGKWLLSEYETEDALIQLGSLDLKLELSEIYTGVDFNDTK; from the coding sequence ATGCAGTTACAAGCTCGTACCTACACCCCTGAAGAATATTTGCAGTTAGAAGAACAAGCAGAATACAAAAGCGAATACCGCGATGGAGAGATTATTCCCATGACAGGAGGAACGACTAATCACAATGAAATTAGCCTAAATCTAGTAACTAATCTTAGATTTAGTTTAAAAAAGCAAAATTATCGTGTTTACATGGTTGATGTGCGTCTATGGATACCTCGCTATCGTTTATATACTTACCCTGATGTAATGCTAATTAAAGGAGAACCTATTTATGCCGATAGAGGCACAACTACGGTAACAAATCCTGTGATGATTACAGAAGTTTTATCCCCATCAACCCAAAACTACGATCAGGGAGATAAGTTTACTTATTATCGTTCTATTCCTGAAATGGAAGAATATATTTTAATTTCTCAGCAGAAATACCATGTCATACAATACACCAAGACAGAAGCAGGAAAATGGTTATTGTCTGAATATGAAACGGAAGATGCTTTGATTCAATTGGGTTCGTTAGATTTGAAATTAGAATTATCTGAAATCTATACTGGCGTTGATTTTAACGATACAAAATAA
- the rpe gene encoding ribulose-phosphate 3-epimerase, giving the protein MSNKKTVISPSILSADFSRLGAEIEAVDKAGADWIHIDVMDGRFVPNITIGPMIVKAVRPLTKKPLDVHLMIVEPEKYVEDFAKAGADIISVHAEHNASPHLHRTLGQIRELGKQAGVVLNPGTPLSLIEHVLPLCDLVLIMSVNPGFGGQSFIEEMVSKIAQLRQMCDEKGLDPWIEVDGGIKPNNAWQVIDAGANAIVAGSAVFKAADYAEAIEGIRNSKRTQPELATA; this is encoded by the coding sequence ATGTCTAATAAGAAAACTGTTATTTCTCCCTCAATTTTATCAGCAGATTTTAGCCGCCTAGGCGCAGAAATCGAAGCTGTAGACAAAGCTGGTGCTGATTGGATTCATATTGATGTTATGGACGGTAGATTTGTACCTAACATTACTATTGGTCCAATGATTGTTAAAGCTGTTCGTCCTCTTACTAAAAAGCCTTTGGACGTGCATCTAATGATTGTTGAACCAGAAAAGTATGTCGAAGATTTTGCTAAAGCTGGTGCGGATATTATCTCCGTTCATGCAGAACACAACGCCTCTCCTCACCTGCATCGCACTTTAGGACAAATCCGCGAACTAGGTAAGCAAGCTGGAGTAGTATTAAATCCTGGTACTCCTTTATCTTTGATCGAACACGTTCTTCCTCTTTGCGATCTAGTCTTGATTATGAGCGTCAATCCTGGTTTTGGTGGTCAAAGCTTTATTGAAGAAATGGTAAGTAAAATAGCTCAATTACGTCAAATGTGCGACGAAAAAGGCTTAGATCCTTGGATCGAAGTTGACGGTGGAATAAAGCCTAATAATGCTTGGCAGGTTATAGATGCTGGTGCTAATGCGATTGTAGCTGGCTCTGCCGTATTCAAAGCTGCTGACTATGCTGAGGCTATCGAAGGTATTCGCAATAGTAAGCGTACTCAGCCTGAATTGGCTACTGCTTAA
- a CDS encoding group II intron reverse transcriptase/maturase, with the protein MMTHSISYSDNWKFADWKGFQKVLFRLQRRIYKATREGDKAKAKSLQKLILSSRSARMLAIRQVTQLNTGKKTAGIDGKKLLSFKERFDLEETLRKNYKTWVHQGLREIPIPKKDGSKRILKIPTIADRAYQCLLKYALEPAHEATFHARSYGFRPGRGTHDAQKNLFNNLRSKSNGIKKRVLEIDISKCFDRISHKSILDIVIAPDFIIDGIRRCLKIGVNPQFPNQGTPQGGVVSPLLANIALNGIELIGEQRTSKCTRYADDMVFILKPEDSAEQILAKVEEFLAKRGMEVNQKKTKVTASTDGFDFLGWKFYVQKNGKFRSIPSVDNFKAFRNKVKYIVNNSNYDAETKVSKLAPVVRGWRNYHKFCKMDGSRFNLGRLSQRTFKVFLKQKSINRYKAVKMVKNAFPTVSYSENKFVNVKGEKTPFDGDINYWAKRNSKYYDGAIASTLRKQNHSCGYCGLKFLYGEKVELHHIDGNHNNWDRENLIANHRSCHHYTHMGKGRKD; encoded by the coding sequence ATTATGACGCATAGCATAAGTTATAGCGATAACTGGAAATTTGCCGACTGGAAGGGATTTCAGAAAGTATTATTTCGCCTCCAAAGGAGAATATACAAAGCAACTAGAGAAGGAGACAAAGCTAAGGCTAAAAGTCTACAGAAGTTGATTCTATCTTCTCGTTCAGCAAGGATGCTAGCAATTAGACAAGTAACTCAACTAAACACAGGAAAGAAAACGGCTGGAATTGATGGCAAGAAATTATTGTCATTCAAGGAAAGGTTTGACTTAGAGGAAACTCTAAGAAAGAACTACAAAACTTGGGTACACCAGGGACTTCGCGAGATACCCATTCCTAAAAAGGATGGCAGCAAGCGAATACTGAAAATACCAACAATAGCCGATAGAGCATATCAATGTTTACTGAAATATGCTCTAGAACCAGCACACGAAGCAACGTTCCATGCTCGAAGCTACGGGTTTAGACCAGGACGAGGCACACATGACGCCCAAAAAAACCTGTTCAACAATCTAAGAAGCAAAAGCAACGGAATTAAAAAGAGAGTTCTAGAAATAGACATCTCTAAATGCTTTGACCGCATAAGTCATAAATCCATCTTAGACATAGTTATTGCTCCCGATTTTATTATAGACGGAATACGTCGATGTCTTAAAATCGGAGTTAACCCACAGTTTCCCAATCAAGGTACACCGCAAGGTGGAGTTGTAAGCCCATTATTGGCTAACATTGCTTTGAACGGCATAGAACTAATTGGGGAACAAAGGACATCTAAGTGTACTCGTTATGCGGATGACATGGTTTTCATACTAAAACCAGAAGATAGTGCAGAACAAATACTTGCCAAAGTTGAAGAATTTCTTGCCAAACGAGGAATGGAAGTTAACCAAAAGAAGACCAAAGTAACGGCTTCGACAGATGGTTTTGACTTTCTTGGATGGAAATTTTACGTCCAAAAAAACGGCAAGTTTAGGAGCATCCCATCAGTGGACAACTTCAAAGCTTTTCGTAACAAAGTTAAATACATCGTCAACAACTCTAACTATGATGCGGAAACAAAAGTGTCAAAGCTAGCGCCTGTCGTTAGGGGATGGCGCAATTACCATAAATTCTGCAAGATGGACGGTTCAAGATTCAATTTAGGGAGATTATCCCAAAGAACATTCAAAGTGTTCTTAAAACAAAAATCTATAAACCGCTATAAAGCAGTCAAAATGGTCAAAAACGCCTTCCCAACTGTTAGTTACTCAGAGAACAAATTTGTCAACGTCAAAGGAGAAAAGACTCCTTTTGATGGAGACATAAACTACTGGGCAAAGAGAAACAGTAAATATTACGACGGAGCAATAGCAAGCACGCTTAGAAAACAAAATCATTCATGTGGATATTGTGGATTGAAATTTCTCTACGGAGAAAAAGTAGAATTACATCATATTGATGGTAATCACAACAACTGGGACAGGGAGAATCTAATCGCCAATCACAGAAGCTGTCACCACTATACACACATGGGCAAAGGTCGGAAAGACTAA
- a CDS encoding DUF29 family protein translates to MDELLELRKKVENQDYQGALSIINELEEMSVEDKLNKIESYMIILLMHLIKQSVEKRTTSSGNRSVSNSVKGINKTNKRRRSGGHYAESETISQMLHEAYTDAIEEASYEAFEGKYTVDQLDTVADKNQIIEKAMSLIYK, encoded by the coding sequence ATGGATGAATTATTAGAGCTTAGGAAAAAAGTAGAAAATCAAGACTACCAAGGTGCTTTGTCAATCATCAATGAACTAGAGGAAATGTCTGTAGAGGATAAACTGAATAAGATTGAAAGCTACATGATAATCTTACTTATGCACCTGATTAAACAGTCTGTTGAAAAGCGAACTACGTCTTCTGGGAATAGATCTGTTTCTAATTCAGTCAAGGGAATTAACAAGACGAATAAAAGACGTAGAAGCGGTGGGCATTATGCTGAATCTGAGACAATATCTCAGATGCTTCATGAAGCTTATACAGATGCAATTGAAGAGGCAAGCTACGAAGCATTTGAAGGAAAATATACGGTCGATCAACTTGATACAGTGGCTGATAAAAATCAGATTATTGAGAAAGCAATGAGCTTGATTTACAAATAG
- a CDS encoding acetamidase/formamidase family protein, with product MKTAKLSFYQYFLLVTILIALTSLVGIPDVKSQSVNDNITADYLVKSTPENVIWGKLFTSADKPILQVKSGDVVTIETISHEGILPDQGDTVEFFTKAGIDKADILPDQLAVKKQIKRTAPGPHVITGPIFVKGAEPGDVLEIKTVNIDYRVPYGVISNRHAKGSLPDEYPLNNADIYTKVIPLDTEKNIGFFRPANGRPNINLPLKPFMGIMGVAPADAKEAVNSVPPGNYGGNIDIKRLTAGSSLYLSVQVPGALFYSGDPHCAQGNGEVALTAIECSLTPTFQLIVHKSKKQESPVGETPDAWLAIGLDEDLDGAMKKAVRESLRIMNEEYGLTKQDALLFGSAAIDYEVSQVVDIVKGIHGVIPKDILQPLESK from the coding sequence ATGAAAACCGCTAAATTATCTTTTTATCAATATTTTTTACTGGTAACTATCTTGATTGCATTAACTTCATTAGTCGGTATACCAGATGTAAAATCTCAATCTGTAAATGATAATATAACTGCCGATTATCTAGTCAAATCTACACCAGAAAATGTAATTTGGGGAAAATTATTTACATCTGCTGATAAGCCAATTTTACAGGTCAAATCTGGAGATGTTGTTACCATTGAAACCATATCCCATGAAGGTATTTTACCCGATCAAGGAGATACGGTTGAGTTTTTTACCAAGGCAGGAATTGACAAAGCAGATATCCTACCAGATCAGCTAGCGGTCAAAAAACAAATCAAAAGAACTGCACCAGGTCCTCATGTTATTACTGGTCCAATTTTTGTCAAAGGTGCCGAACCTGGAGATGTTTTAGAAATCAAAACCGTTAACATTGATTATCGCGTCCCTTATGGCGTGATCTCCAACCGTCACGCCAAAGGATCTTTACCTGATGAATATCCCCTAAACAATGCAGATATATACACCAAGGTTATTCCCCTTGATACTGAAAAAAACATTGGATTTTTTCGCCCCGCTAATGGTAGACCAAATATAAATCTCCCCCTTAAGCCTTTTATGGGCATCATGGGAGTAGCCCCAGCCGATGCTAAAGAAGCAGTAAACTCAGTACCGCCAGGTAACTATGGCGGAAATATAGACATCAAGCGTCTAACTGCGGGTTCGAGTTTATATCTATCAGTACAAGTTCCTGGTGCATTATTCTATTCTGGCGATCCTCACTGCGCCCAAGGAAATGGAGAAGTAGCCCTGACAGCTATTGAGTGTTCTTTAACTCCTACCTTTCAACTGATTGTTCATAAAAGCAAAAAGCAAGAATCACCAGTGGGAGAAACTCCTGACGCTTGGCTAGCAATTGGACTAGATGAAGATTTAGATGGGGCAATGAAAAAAGCCGTGCGGGAATCTCTACGAATCATGAATGAAGAATATGGTTTGACAAAGCAAGATGCTCTACTGTTTGGTAGTGCTGCAATTGACTATGAAGTTTCTCAGGTGGTGGATATAGTCAAGGGTATTCACGGAGTTATCCCTAAAGATATACTGCAACCTTTAGAATCAAAATAG
- a CDS encoding zinc-binding alcohol dehydrogenase family protein: MKAVGLTQYLPIEDDRSLRDVEIDQPIAREYDLLVEVKAISVNPVDTKVRSPKDKVEDRPRILGWDAAGIVVEVGEKVTEFKAGDEVYYAGDITRPGSNSNFQLVDERIVGYKPKNLEFATSAALPLTSITAWEALFERLNISKNGADAGKSILIINGAGGVGSIAIQLARKLAKLNVIATASRPETIAWCQKLGANAIVNHHHNLADEIAKIGYETVDYILCLNDTDGHWQAIAQAIKPQGIICTIVENKKPLEMDVLKNKSAGLVWEFMFTRSMYQTDDMAKQGKLLNQVSQLIEAGTIITTCNDIVKPINAKNLRNVHQRIEKGSAIGKIVLADWN, encoded by the coding sequence ATGAAAGCAGTTGGTTTAACCCAATACTTACCGATTGAAGATGATCGTAGCCTGCGAGATGTTGAAATCGATCAACCTATAGCTAGAGAATATGACTTACTTGTAGAAGTCAAAGCGATTTCAGTTAACCCTGTTGATACTAAAGTTCGCAGTCCAAAAGATAAAGTCGAAGATCGTCCGCGAATTCTGGGTTGGGATGCAGCAGGTATAGTAGTGGAAGTAGGAGAAAAAGTAACAGAGTTCAAAGCTGGTGATGAAGTCTATTATGCAGGGGATATTACCCGTCCTGGCAGCAACAGTAACTTTCAGTTGGTGGATGAGCGGATTGTTGGCTATAAACCAAAGAATTTAGAGTTTGCAACTTCAGCAGCTTTACCATTGACCAGTATTACTGCTTGGGAAGCTCTGTTTGAAAGGTTAAACATTAGCAAAAATGGTGCAGATGCAGGCAAATCAATCTTAATCATTAATGGTGCTGGAGGTGTAGGTTCTATTGCCATTCAGCTAGCCAGAAAATTAGCCAAGCTTAACGTTATTGCCACTGCCTCACGTCCAGAAACGATCGCCTGGTGTCAGAAACTTGGCGCGAATGCGATCGTCAATCATCATCATAATTTGGCGGACGAAATCGCCAAAATAGGCTATGAAACTGTGGATTATATTTTGTGCTTAAACGATACCGATGGTCATTGGCAGGCGATCGCTCAAGCAATTAAACCCCAGGGCATTATCTGTACCATCGTTGAAAATAAAAAACCACTGGAGATGGATGTCTTAAAAAATAAAAGTGCAGGTTTGGTTTGGGAATTTATGTTTACCCGTTCTATGTATCAGACTGATGATATGGCAAAACAAGGTAAATTACTTAACCAAGTTAGTCAGCTTATCGAAGCTGGTACGATTATTACAACCTGCAACGATATAGTTAAGCCAATTAATGCCAAAAATCTGAGAAATGTTCATCAGCGTATTGAAAAGGGCAGTGCAATTGGCAAGATAGTGCTTGCTGATTGGAATTAG
- the uvrA gene encoding excinuclease ABC subunit UvrA: protein MSPSSNGTKPNGKNSKIQPESLEKNVIRIKGARQHNLKNIDLELPRNKLIVFTGVSGSGKSSLAFDTIFAEGQRRYVESLSAYARQFLGQLDKPDVDAIEGLSPAISIDQKSTSHNPRSTVGTVTEIYDYLRLLFGRAGEPHCPKCDRSIVPQTIDEMCDRIMDLPDQTKFMILAPVVRSNKGTHKQLLSSLSSQGFVRVKIDGEVQQLDDKIKLDKNYRHDIEVVIDRLIKKSGIAERLADSLGTCLRLSEGIAEIEIIPAADAKEQPPKIVFSENFACPEHGAVIEELSPRLFSFNSPYGACPDCHGLGSHKTFAPELVVPDPQQPVYSAIAPWSDKDNSYYLSLLHGVGQAFGFEIQTQWLKLTEEQQDVILFGAAEPVYFQSDSRNGKNKGYHRHYSGVLKMLQRNYQETNSDAIKSKLEQYLVNQPCATCDGQRLKPASLSVSLGQYRINDLAGVPIRECLERINDLKLSNRQALIGELALREIRSRLQFLLDVGLDYLTLDRAAMTLSGGEAQRIRLATQIGAGLTGVLYVLDEPSIGLHQRDNGKLLGTLRKLRDLGNTLIVVEHDEDTIRAADSIVDIGPKAGVHGGEIVSQGDLTTLLNSEASLTGAYLSGKRVIATPQERRRGKAVGIILKDCHQNNLQHLDVNIPLGKFVCITGVSGSGKSTLVNEILHPALKHHLSRKVPFPKQLGEVQGLQAIDKVITIDQSPIGRTPRSNTATYTGVFDAIRTIFAETIEAKARGYKAGRFSFNVKGGRCEACSGQGVNVIEMNFLPDVYVQCDVCKGARYNRETLQAKYKNYSIADVLDMTVEEASEIFKNIPRAANRLQTLTDVGLGYVKLGQPAPTLSGGEAQRVKLASELSRRATGKTLYLIDEPTTGLSFYDVHHLLNVLQRLVDKGNSLIVIEHNLDVIRCSDWIIDLGPEGGDKGGQIIATGTPEEVAQNKNSYTATYLRQVLQRHPVTADLGVKKS, encoded by the coding sequence ATGTCTCCTTCCAGCAACGGTACAAAACCCAACGGTAAAAATAGCAAAATTCAGCCAGAATCTTTAGAAAAGAATGTCATTCGTATCAAAGGTGCAAGACAACATAACCTAAAAAATATTGATTTAGAGTTACCTCGTAACAAGCTGATTGTCTTTACTGGAGTTTCAGGTTCGGGTAAATCTTCTTTGGCTTTTGATACTATTTTTGCCGAGGGACAAAGGCGATATGTGGAGTCTCTTAGTGCTTATGCCCGTCAGTTTTTAGGACAGCTAGATAAGCCCGATGTTGATGCCATTGAAGGGTTGAGTCCTGCAATTTCTATCGATCAAAAGTCCACCTCTCATAATCCTCGTTCTACTGTCGGGACGGTTACAGAAATATATGATTATTTAAGGTTGCTGTTTGGTAGGGCGGGTGAACCCCATTGTCCTAAATGCGATCGCTCGATTGTACCACAGACCATTGATGAGATGTGCGATCGCATTATGGATCTACCCGATCAAACCAAGTTTATGATTCTTGCCCCCGTGGTGCGAAGTAACAAGGGGACACACAAGCAATTATTGTCTAGTTTGTCTTCTCAAGGCTTTGTACGGGTAAAAATAGATGGAGAAGTGCAGCAGCTTGACGATAAGATTAAACTAGATAAAAACTACAGGCATGACATCGAAGTAGTTATAGATCGTCTAATTAAAAAATCAGGAATCGCTGAACGTTTAGCAGATTCTTTGGGAACTTGTTTGCGTTTATCTGAGGGCATTGCCGAAATTGAAATTATTCCTGCTGCTGATGCTAAAGAGCAACCGCCAAAGATTGTCTTTTCAGAAAACTTTGCCTGTCCCGAACATGGTGCAGTAATAGAAGAACTATCTCCTCGTTTATTTTCTTTTAATTCCCCTTATGGTGCTTGTCCTGACTGTCATGGTTTAGGCAGCCATAAGACTTTTGCCCCTGAATTAGTTGTTCCCGATCCTCAGCAACCAGTATATAGCGCGATCGCTCCTTGGTCAGATAAAGATAATTCTTACTATCTCTCTCTTTTACATGGAGTAGGACAGGCATTTGGTTTTGAGATTCAGACTCAATGGTTAAAGCTGACAGAAGAACAGCAAGACGTTATTCTTTTTGGTGCAGCAGAACCTGTGTACTTTCAGTCTGACAGTCGCAACGGTAAGAACAAAGGCTATCATCGCCACTATTCAGGCGTGCTAAAAATGTTGCAGCGCAACTATCAAGAAACCAACTCTGATGCGATTAAGAGTAAGCTAGAACAGTATCTTGTCAACCAGCCTTGTGCAACCTGCGATGGTCAACGTCTCAAGCCAGCCTCTTTATCCGTCAGCTTAGGACAATACCGCATCAATGATTTAGCAGGTGTGCCAATTCGAGAGTGTTTAGAGCGGATAAATGATCTTAAGCTTAGTAACCGTCAAGCATTAATTGGCGAGTTGGCACTCAGAGAAATTAGATCCCGTCTTCAGTTTTTATTAGATGTGGGTTTAGACTACTTGACCTTGGATCGGGCAGCTATGACCCTTTCTGGGGGCGAAGCACAGCGAATTCGCTTAGCTACCCAAATCGGTGCAGGATTAACAGGAGTATTATATGTTTTGGATGAACCAAGTATTGGTCTACATCAACGAGACAACGGCAAATTACTGGGAACACTAAGAAAACTAAGAGATTTAGGCAATACTCTCATCGTAGTTGAACATGATGAAGACACTATTCGCGCTGCGGATAGCATTGTGGATATAGGTCCCAAAGCTGGGGTACATGGCGGGGAAATTGTCTCACAGGGAGATTTAACTACCCTGTTAAATTCAGAGGCTTCTTTAACTGGGGCATATCTATCTGGTAAACGGGTGATTGCTACTCCTCAAGAGAGAAGAAGAGGTAAAGCAGTTGGCATTATTCTTAAAGACTGCCATCAAAATAATCTTCAGCATCTTGACGTAAATATTCCTTTAGGTAAATTTGTCTGCATCACTGGGGTATCAGGTTCGGGTAAATCTACCTTAGTTAATGAAATACTCCATCCCGCCTTAAAACATCATCTCAGTCGTAAAGTTCCTTTTCCCAAACAACTAGGAGAAGTTCAAGGTTTACAGGCGATCGATAAAGTAATTACCATAGATCAATCTCCTATTGGTCGGACTCCTCGTTCCAACACTGCTACCTACACAGGGGTATTTGATGCCATTCGGACGATATTTGCCGAAACCATTGAAGCCAAAGCTAGAGGTTACAAAGCAGGACGATTTTCGTTTAACGTTAAAGGTGGACGCTGTGAAGCCTGTAGTGGACAAGGGGTAAACGTGATTGAGATGAATTTCTTACCCGATGTCTATGTGCAGTGTGATGTCTGCAAAGGGGCAAGATACAACCGTGAAACTCTCCAAGCCAAGTATAAAAACTATTCTATTGCTGATGTCTTAGACATGACGGTGGAAGAAGCATCAGAAATCTTTAAAAATATTCCTCGTGCTGCTAATAGGCTGCAAACCCTAACGGATGTGGGCTTGGGTTATGTCAAACTAGGACAACCCGCCCCCACTCTTTCAGGAGGAGAAGCACAAAGAGTTAAACTGGCTTCGGAGTTATCCCGTCGCGCCACTGGTAAAACTCTCTACCTAATCGATGAACCAACTACAGGCTTATCTTTTTATGATGTGCATCACCTTTTAAACGTGCTGCAACGTTTGGTAGATAAAGGCAACTCCTTGATTGTGATTGAACATAACTTAGACGTTATCCGTTGTTCGGACTGGATTATCGATCTTGGTCCTGAAGGAGGAGATAAAGGCGGACAAATTATCGCCACAGGTACACCAGAAGAAGTAGCTCAAAATAAAAATTCTTATACAGCGACGTATTTAAGACAAGTTCTGCAAAGGCACCCTGTTACTGCTGATTTGGGAGTTAAAAAATCTTAG